A genomic window from Accipiter gentilis chromosome 1, bAccGen1.1, whole genome shotgun sequence includes:
- the PLCD4 gene encoding 1-phosphatidylinositol 4,5-bisphosphate phosphodiesterase delta-4 has protein sequence MASLLCNARIQLTDTLEQMQQGTLMRKVKSKSWKKQRYFKLQDDCMTIWYQSKRTGKTESAFSISDVETVREGHQSEVLQSLADEFPPERCFTIVFYGRRGNLDLIAGSAEEAQCWVQGLRQLIEVATSMDQREKIDQWICDWFQKADKNKDGRMNFKEVQRLLKMMNIDMNEDHALRLFQAADKSESGTLEGEEFVLFYKTLTQREEVLSLFQEFSEDGKKLTLLELVDFLRQEQLEDEGTEELAMELIDKYEPSETARARHALSADGFLMYLCSPEGSIFNPRHRALWQDMSQPLCHYFISSSHNTYLIEDQIRGQSSIEGYIRALKRGCRCLEVDCWDGPNGEPMVYHGHTFTSKIPFREVVSTLGKYAFKTSDYPVILSLENHCSMEQQEVLAQQLKDILGEQLLTATIDGRIPTQLPSPEELKHKILLKGKKIGRLEDMLDGPGDEAPDVSDDDNGAEAEEEKRRVKKDKENLAQALSDCVIYCKSVSFRGFQEARSHSRPSEISSFAEAKARKLIRDAGNEFVRHNAWQLTRIYPSGMRTDSSNYSPQEMWNVGCQIVALNFQTAGMEMDLCDGLFSQNGRCGYVLKPPFMRDEETLFNPSDPGSREGPGPITLTIQVISGQQLPKVANTKDGAVIDPLVRVEIHGVPADQARQETKYIENNGFNPRWDETLQFQLHVPELALVRFVVEDYDKTSRNDFVGQFTLAFTNIKPGYRHIHLLSKDGTSIPPSSLFVNIRITEPPGPEQD, from the exons ATGGCATCGCTGCTGTGCAACGCCC GCATCCAGCTCACAGACACACTGGAGCAGATGCAGCAAGGGACGCTGATGCGCAAAGTCAAGTCCAAGAGCTGGAAGAAGCAGCGTTACTTCAAGCTGCAGGATGACTGCATGACCATCTGGTACCAGTCCAAGAGGACAGGCAAAACTGAGTCTGCTT tCTCCATCAGCGATGTGGAGACGGTGCGGGAAGGGCACCAGTCGGAGGTGCTGCAGAGCCTGGCTGACGAGTTTCCCCCTGAGCGCTGCTTCACCATTGTCTTCTATGGCCGCCGGGGCAACCTGGACCTCATTGCCGGCTCAGCAGAGGAGGCGCAGTGCTGGGTCCAGGGCCTGCGCCAGCTCATTGAAGTGGCCACCAGCATGGACCAAAGGGAGAAGATAGACCA GTGGATTTGTGACTGGTTCCAGAAAGCCGACAAGAATAAGGATGGGCGCATGAACTTCAAGGAGGTGCAGCGTCTCCTCAAGATGATGAACATTGACATGAATGAGGATCATGCCCTGCGGCTCTTCCAG GCTGCCGACAAGTCAGAGTCGGGGACGCTGGAAGGGGAGGAGTTTGTGCTCTTCTACAAGACCCTTACACAGCGTGAGGAGGTGCTGAGCCTCTTCCAGGAATTCTCCGAGGATGGGAAGAAGCTGAcactgctggagctggtggattTCCTGCGGCAAGAGCAGCTGGAGGATGAGGGCACAGAGGAGCTGGCCATGGAGCTCATCGACAAGTACGAACCATCTGAGACAG cccgaGCTCGCCATGCACTGAGTGCCGATGGGTTCCTCATGTACCTCTGCTCCCCGGAGGGCTCCATCTTCAACCCCCGGCACCGGGCACTGTGGCAGGACATGAGCCAGCCGCTCTGCCACTACTTCATCTCCTCCTCCCACAACACCTACTTGATAGAGGACCAGATCCGGGGCCAGAGCAGCATCGAGGGCTACATCAG GGCTCTGAAACGGGGCTGCCGGTGCCTGGAGGTGGATTGCTGGGACGGGCCGAATGGGGAGCCCATGGTGTACCACGGCCACACCTTCACCTCCAAAATCCCCTTCCGGGAGGTGGTGAGCACCCTGGGGAAGTACGCCTTCAAG ACCTCAGACTACCCGGTAATCCTGTCCCTGGAGAACCACTGCAGCATGGAGCAACAGGAGGTCCTGGCCCAGCAGCTCAAGGACATCCTGGGGGAACAGCTTCTCACCGCCACCATCGATGGGCGCATCCCCACCCAGCTCCCGTCCCCGGAG GAGCTGAAGCACAAGATCCTACTGAAGGGGAAGAAGATCGGGCGGCTGGAGGACATGCTGGATGGGCCGGGGGATGAGGCGCCTGATGTGTCCGATGATGACAAtggggcagaggcagaggaggagaagcgGAGGGTGAAG AAAGACAAGGAGAACCTGGCGCAGGCATTGTCTGACTGCGTCATCTACTGCAAGAGTGTGTCCTTCCGGGGCTTCCAGGAGGCCCGCAGCCATTCCCGGCCCTCCGAGATCTCTTCCTTTGCTGAGGCCAAGGCCAGGAAGCTCATCCGGGATGCGG GGAATGAGTTTGTTCGCCACAATGCCTGGCAGCTGACACGCATCTACCCCAGCGGGATGCGGACTGACTCCTCCAACTACAGTCCCCAGGAGATGTGGAACGTGGGGTGCCAGATCG TGGCTCTGAACTTCCAGACGGCTGGCATGGAGATGGACCTGTGTGATGGGCTCTTCAGCCAGAATGGCCGCTGCGGCTATGTGCTCAAACCACCCTTCATGAGGGACGAGGAGACTCTCTTCAACCCCAGTGACCCTGGCAGCCGGGAGGGCCCTGGCCCCATCACCCTGACAATCCAG GTGATCAGTGGGCAGCAGCTGCCCAAAGTGGCCAACACTAAGGACGGAGCCGTCATTGACCCGCTGGTGCGTGTGGAGATCCATGGGGTCCCTGCAGACCAAGCACGCCAGGAGACCAAGTACATTGAGAACAATG GGTTTAACCCCCGCTGGGACGAGACACTCCAGTTCCAGCTCCATGTGCCAGAGCTGGCCCTCGTCCGCTTTGTGGTGGAGGATTACGACAAGACGTCCAGGAATGACTTCGTGGGCCAGTTCACCCTAGCCTTTACCAACATCAAACCTG GCTACCGCCACATCCATCTTCTCTCCAAGGATGGCACCAGCATCCCGCCCTCTTCTCTCTTTGTCAACATCCGCATTACCGAGCCGCCTGGCCCTGAGCAGGACTGA
- the CNOT9 gene encoding CCR4-NOT transcription complex subunit 9, whose product MHSLATAAPVPTALAQVDREKIYQWINELSSPETRENALLELSKKRESVPDLAPMLWHSFGTIAALLQEIVNIYPSINPPTLTAHQSNRVCNALALLQCVASHPETRSAFLAAHIPLFLYPFLHTVSKTRPFEYLRLTSLGVIGALVKTDEQEVINFLLTTEIIPLCLRIMESGSELSKTVATFILQKILLDDTGLAYICQTYERFSHVAMILGKMVLQLSKEPSARLLKHVVRCYLRLSDNPRAREALRQCLPDQLKDTTFAQVLKDDTTTKRWLAQLVKNLQEGQVTDPRGIPLPPQ is encoded by the exons ATGCACAGCTTGGCCACGGCGGCG CCTGTTCCAACAGCACTGGCTCAGGTTGACCGCGAAAAGATCTACCAGTGGATCAATGAGCTATCCAGCCCTGAGACACGGGAGAATGCGCTGCTGGAGCTGAGCAAGAAGCGTGAGTCTGTTCCTGACCTTGCCCCGATGCTGTGGCACTCGTTTGGCACGATTGCAGCACTCCTTCAG gaaattgtaaatatttatccATCAATCAACCCTCCAACTTTGACAGCCCATCAGTCCAACAGAGTCTGCAATGCTTTAGCTCTACTACAGTGTGTTGCATCGCATCCTGAAACAAG GTCAGCTTTTCTGGCAGCTCATATTCCTCTCTTCCTGTACCCCTTCTTGCACACAGTTAGCAAGACACGTCCATTTGAGTACCTGCGGCTCACAAGCCTTGGAGTGATTG gGGCCTTGGTGAAAACTGATGAGCAAGAAGTGATAAATTTCTTACTGACAACAGAAATTATCCCCCTGTGCTTACGCATTATGGAGTCTGGCAGTGAACTCTCCAAAACG GTTGCTacatttattcttcagaaaatccTCCTGGATGACACAGGGTTGGCATATATCTGTCAGACTTACGAGCGGTTTTCCCATGTTGCCATGATACTG GGTAAAATGGTCctgcagctctccaaggagcCGTCGGCACGGCTACTGAAACATGTCGTCCGCTGCTACCTTCGCCTTTCCGATAACCCCAG GGCACGTGAAGCTCTCAGGCAGTGCCTTCCTGACCAACTGAAGGACACCACCTTTGCCCAGGTCCTGAAGGATGACACCACCACAAAGCGCTGGCTGGCTCAGCTTGTCAAGAACCTGCAAGAGGGTCAAGTCACTGACCCACGGGGCATCCCTCTTCCTCCGCAATGA